Below is a window of Prosthecochloris sp. GSB1 DNA.
CAATTTCGGCGTGCTCTACGGCCTGCAGGCGTTCGGACTAGCCCAGCGCCTGAACATCTCACGGAACGAAGCCTCGAACATCATCGAAACCTACAAATCGAAATATCCCGCGCTGTTCGATTCGTTGCGTAACATCATCGAGGAGGCTTCCGGAAAGGGTTACGTCACGACGCTTCTGGGAAGACGGCGCTACATCGAAAACCTCGGCAGCAGGAACGCCAACGTCAGGAAAGCAGCTGAACGCGCGGCTATGAACATGCCGATTCAGGGAACTGCAGCCGACATCATCAAATGCGCCATGAGCCTCGTCTCCCGGAGAACCGCCGAAAGGGGCATGCGGTCGGCCATGCTCTTGCAGGTGCACGACGAGCTGGTGTTTGAAACGACCGGAGATGAGCGGGAGGAACTTTCGTCTATCGTCGAGGATTCCATGATCGAGGCGGCCGGAATCTGCGGCCTGAAAACCGTGCCGGTGGAGGTTGAAACCGGTATCGGAAAAAACTGGCTCGATGCCCACTGAAGCCCCGCGGCAGCTCTATTGTCGAACCGAAAACTTTTTTTATATTTTCGTGGTCTGAAATGAAAACAGAGTGCCTCAAAAAGTTTCATGCACGGGCAACGCAGCAATTCGACCGCGCGAGAAGTTTTTTGAGGCGCCCGACGCCCTTCCGAGACAAACGACCGTAGTCAGATGTTTTCCCGAAAACGTTTCTACTATTGCACAGGAAACGGCAGGCTTCTGCAGGCCGGCATGCCCGCGATGATCGCCGGAGGAGCCGTCCTTGCCTCGGTCTTCGCGCTCTTCGCCTTTCTCGGATTCCAGACTTGCCGGAACGCAATCGTCAGCCCGGACCGGTCAGCGGCACATTCGCCTCGCCGTATCGAGGAACGCATAGACAAGCTCGAAACGGAAATCGACCGGCTTTCGGCGTCGGACGACCGGCTCCGCCTCGCCGTCAATCTTCCTGTAACGCCCGAAGAGGAAATACTCTTGGGAACCGGCGGCAACCGCGCTTCGATTAAAAACAGTGGCTCGACGGCCGCCCTTCTCGCCGAAACCGAAAGAAAGATCGAACTGCTCACCCAGAAAATAGATGAACAGAAGAAAAGCCATGAGAAAATCCGCAACACCTGGAAAGCCAACCAGGCATATTTCGCCGCCGTTCCGGCGCTCAAGCCGGTAAATTCGCCGGTGAGCAGCGGCTTCGGGTTCCGCGTGCATCCTGTCTACAAACGCCGTCTGCACCATGACGGAATCGATTTTTCCACGCCTTCCGGTTCGAAAATCCACGCACCGGGCAACGGGATCGTTCGCTATAGCGGTTACGACGGGGGCTACGGCAGGAAAGTCGTCATCGACCACGGCTACGGTTACGCCACGGTCTACGCCCACCTTTCCGAA
It encodes the following:
- a CDS encoding M23 family metallopeptidase; translation: MFSRKRFYYCTGNGRLLQAGMPAMIAGGAVLASVFALFAFLGFQTCRNAIVSPDRSAAHSPRRIEERIDKLETEIDRLSASDDRLRLAVNLPVTPEEEILLGTGGNRASIKNSGSTAALLAETERKIELLTQKIDEQKKSHEKIRNTWKANQAYFAAVPALKPVNSPVSSGFGFRVHPVYKRRLHHDGIDFSTPSGSKIHAPGNGIVRYSGYDGGYGRKVVIDHGYGYATVYAHLSESLVSKGQRIVRGEVIALSGNTGISTGPHLHYEVLKNNRKVDPTAYFFDSFTPESYLTAKPAPVESDSNS